In one Corallococcus sp. EGB genomic region, the following are encoded:
- the cheB gene encoding chemotaxis-specific protein-glutamate methyltransferase CheB yields MTLRVLVVDDSAFARKVLRKVLSEAEGLEVVGTARDGLDALERVTELKPDVITLDLVMPSLDGAGFLRALGGMPDAPRVVVVSSAGTDSELAVAALEAGAVDLVHKPTALATDRLYELGAELVEKVRVAGRAVPRYATALAAAVSAPSPRSLPLASTKLLAVGTSTGGPQALTRLLGALPRDFPAPVVLALHIPAGYTEAVAKRLDSQSALEVVEASDGLELVPGRAVLARAGHHLKVARHGALNLVRLDRNPLGTPHHPSVDVLFQSVADVWGKDALGLVLTGMGEDGLQGARAVRAAGGVVLTEAESSCVVYGMPRAVAEAGLSNGSAPLAELVPLISRFV; encoded by the coding sequence ATGACGTTGCGCGTGCTGGTGGTGGACGACTCCGCGTTCGCGCGCAAGGTGCTGCGCAAGGTGCTGTCGGAGGCGGAGGGGCTGGAGGTGGTGGGCACCGCGCGCGACGGGCTGGACGCGCTGGAGCGCGTGACGGAGCTCAAGCCGGACGTCATCACCCTGGACCTGGTGATGCCGTCGCTGGACGGCGCGGGCTTCCTGCGCGCGCTGGGCGGCATGCCGGACGCGCCTCGCGTGGTGGTGGTGAGCAGCGCGGGCACGGACAGCGAGCTGGCGGTGGCCGCGCTCGAGGCGGGGGCGGTGGACCTGGTGCACAAGCCCACGGCGCTCGCCACGGACCGGCTCTACGAGCTGGGCGCGGAGCTGGTGGAGAAGGTGCGCGTCGCGGGGCGCGCGGTGCCGCGCTACGCGACGGCGCTCGCGGCCGCCGTGAGCGCCCCGTCCCCGCGGTCCCTGCCCCTGGCGTCGACGAAGCTGCTGGCCGTGGGCACGTCCACGGGGGGGCCGCAGGCGCTGACGCGGCTGTTGGGCGCGCTGCCCCGGGACTTCCCGGCGCCGGTGGTGCTCGCGCTGCACATCCCCGCTGGCTACACGGAGGCCGTGGCGAAGCGGCTGGACTCGCAGAGCGCGCTGGAGGTGGTGGAGGCCAGCGACGGCCTGGAGCTGGTGCCGGGCCGCGCGGTGCTGGCGCGCGCGGGCCACCACCTGAAGGTGGCGCGGCACGGGGCGCTCAACCTGGTGCGCCTGGACCGCAACCCGCTGGGCACCCCGCACCACCCCTCCGTGGACGTGCTCTTCCAGAGCGTGGCGGACGTCTGGGGGAAGGACGCCCTGGGCCTGGTCCTCACCGGCATGGGCGAGGACGGCCTCCAGGGCGCGCGCGCCGTGCGCGCCGCGGGCGGCGTGGTGCTCACGGAGGCGGAGTCCTCCTGCGTGGTGTACGGCATGCCGCGCGCGGTGGCGGAGGCGGGCCTGTCCAACGGCAGCGCGCCGCTGGCCGAGCTGGTGCCCCTCATCTCCCGCTTCGTCTGA
- a CDS encoding protein-glutamate O-methyltransferase CheR, producing the protein MNALPLSPQVLAILSMLIEQRSGLHYGPEDRDLLAEKLSTRALDAGFDSLLDYYYFLRYDPKGLEALDSLVEALLVHETYFFREPQALEVLVDELLVPEVRAGRKPRVWCAASSTGEEPLTLAMVLDARGVLNDVSILATDLSARALERAKAGEHNLRCLRALPPGVMGRWVDLVDGRPRVRPELMARVEWRQLNLVDMERYPEPGSCDAVLCRNVLIYFQDDTARRVVDGLTGALRPGGHLVVGTSESLMRFGTALRCEERRGSFFYSKADP; encoded by the coding sequence ATGAACGCGCTGCCGCTGTCCCCGCAGGTCCTGGCCATCCTCTCCATGCTCATCGAGCAACGCTCGGGGCTGCACTACGGGCCCGAGGACCGGGACCTGCTGGCGGAGAAGCTGTCCACCCGCGCGCTGGACGCCGGGTTCGACTCGCTGCTCGACTACTACTACTTCCTCCGCTACGACCCGAAGGGGCTGGAGGCGCTGGACTCACTGGTGGAGGCGCTGCTCGTCCACGAGACGTACTTCTTCCGGGAGCCCCAGGCGCTGGAGGTGCTGGTGGACGAGCTGCTCGTTCCGGAGGTCCGCGCCGGCCGCAAGCCCCGGGTGTGGTGCGCGGCGTCCTCCACCGGCGAGGAGCCCCTCACGCTGGCCATGGTGCTGGACGCGCGCGGCGTGCTGAACGACGTGTCCATCCTCGCCACGGACCTGAGCGCCCGGGCGCTGGAGCGCGCGAAGGCGGGGGAGCACAACCTGCGCTGCCTGCGCGCGCTGCCTCCGGGCGTGATGGGGCGCTGGGTGGACCTGGTGGACGGCCGTCCCCGCGTGCGGCCGGAGCTGATGGCCCGCGTGGAGTGGCGCCAGCTCAACCTGGTGGACATGGAGCGCTACCCGGAGCCGGGCAGCTGCGACGCCGTCCTCTGCCGCAACGTGCTCATCTACTTCCAGGACGACACCGCGCGCCGCGTGGTGGACGGCCTCACCGGGGCGCTGCGGCCCGGCGGCCACCTGGTGGTGGGCACGTCCGAGTCGCTGATGCGCTTCGGCACGGCGTTGCGCTGCGAGGAGCGCCGCGGCTCGTTCTTCTACAGCAAGGCGGACCCATGA
- a CDS encoding HEAT repeat domain-containing protein, with product MSTPAKQHPLSLSADDRARVEEVEQLARRGPVSLPVLVQGLDAPSWAVRRAVVSALARLGTPAVGPLCEVLRHRRDNEARIAAAVDALVAATGEVEARVEALGDDPNPAIVCDAAQVLGRRRSRRSVPLLSRLIVHPDDNVAVAAIEALGRVGGGAAVDALLASLGSGNFFRIFPAIDVLGRSGDPTVVPALMALLSDPFYVLEAARALGRTGQEAAVPALVSQLQRGNDAVVRVAAVALVEIHDAQVQRFGGARTVPSVLRSSSADPHPTGRRLAQVIAGADAGEKTAVARLLGWVGGADAAVGLLKLLDSQDLGVSRAAAAALGELGAEADAQILQALREGDSSRRRVLLPLVGKRSAAVPDVLLCLEDRDATVRALAAETLSRIGDTSAVPALFARLSDEDPRVSQAVVGAIQSLGSEATEALALEAARSTDARQRRAALRIVAYFGYPRGLDALLAAMRDPDERLRDAAIYGLPFIDDPRAVDALLAAASHESERTRATAMRALGQTDKQARITSTLLGGLNDRDPWVRYYACQSLGKLNEEAAADAIVALANDDAGQVRVAVVDALAHMHTESAMAALRRAASSADADVRRAALLGLGVARRPDALPVLLEAVHSEDPATRLVALSAVAEYDAPETLPALLRAAGDRDDSVRSAAVGFLATRTGPHATQQLVSLLGDMMLREQVVSALALPVEGRLPGLMAALEVADDATAPLLVAALARMRRADARAALMQALVSASPAGRRATAPAVAALGTVEAREALDRAAHRDEDPEVRRACLLALGR from the coding sequence GTGAGCACCCCCGCGAAGCAGCACCCGCTGTCCCTGTCCGCGGACGACCGCGCGCGGGTGGAAGAGGTGGAGCAGCTGGCGCGCCGGGGCCCGGTGAGCCTGCCGGTCCTGGTCCAGGGGCTGGACGCGCCGTCGTGGGCGGTGCGCCGCGCCGTGGTGTCCGCGCTGGCGCGCCTGGGCACTCCCGCCGTGGGGCCCCTGTGTGAGGTGCTGCGCCACCGCCGGGACAACGAGGCGCGCATCGCCGCGGCGGTGGACGCGCTGGTGGCCGCCACGGGCGAGGTGGAGGCCCGGGTGGAGGCGCTGGGGGACGACCCCAATCCGGCCATCGTCTGTGACGCCGCGCAGGTGCTGGGGCGGCGTCGCAGCCGGCGGTCCGTGCCGCTGTTGTCGCGGCTCATCGTCCACCCGGACGACAACGTGGCGGTGGCCGCCATCGAGGCGCTGGGCCGCGTGGGCGGCGGCGCGGCGGTGGACGCGCTGCTGGCCTCGCTGGGCAGCGGCAACTTCTTCCGCATCTTCCCCGCCATCGACGTGCTGGGCCGCTCGGGGGACCCCACCGTCGTGCCGGCGCTGATGGCGCTCTTGTCGGACCCCTTCTACGTCCTGGAGGCGGCGCGCGCCCTGGGGCGCACCGGCCAGGAGGCCGCGGTGCCCGCGCTCGTGAGCCAGCTCCAGCGCGGCAATGACGCGGTGGTGCGCGTGGCGGCGGTGGCGCTCGTCGAGATCCACGACGCGCAGGTGCAGCGCTTCGGCGGCGCGCGCACGGTGCCGTCGGTGCTGCGCTCCAGCTCGGCGGATCCGCACCCCACGGGCCGCCGGCTGGCCCAGGTCATCGCGGGCGCGGACGCGGGAGAGAAGACCGCGGTGGCGCGCCTCCTGGGCTGGGTGGGCGGCGCGGACGCGGCCGTGGGGCTCTTGAAGCTGCTCGACTCGCAGGACCTGGGCGTGTCGCGCGCGGCCGCGGCGGCGCTGGGCGAGCTGGGCGCGGAGGCGGACGCGCAGATTCTACAGGCGCTGCGGGAAGGGGACAGCTCGCGCAGGCGGGTGCTGTTGCCGCTCGTGGGCAAGCGCTCCGCGGCGGTGCCGGACGTGCTGCTGTGCCTGGAGGACCGGGACGCGACGGTGCGCGCGCTGGCGGCGGAGACGCTGTCGCGCATTGGCGACACGTCCGCGGTGCCGGCCCTGTTCGCGCGGCTGTCGGACGAGGACCCGCGCGTGTCGCAGGCGGTGGTGGGCGCCATCCAGTCGCTGGGCAGCGAGGCGACGGAGGCCCTGGCGCTGGAGGCGGCGCGCTCCACGGACGCGCGCCAGCGGCGGGCGGCGCTGCGCATCGTGGCGTACTTCGGCTACCCGCGCGGCCTGGACGCGCTGCTCGCCGCCATGCGGGACCCGGACGAGCGGCTGCGCGACGCGGCCATCTACGGCCTGCCCTTCATCGACGACCCGCGCGCGGTGGACGCGCTGCTGGCCGCCGCGAGCCATGAGTCGGAGCGCACGCGCGCCACCGCCATGCGCGCGCTGGGACAGACGGACAAGCAGGCGCGCATCACCTCCACGCTGCTGGGGGGCCTCAACGACCGCGACCCGTGGGTGCGCTACTACGCGTGCCAGTCGCTCGGGAAGCTCAACGAGGAGGCCGCCGCGGACGCCATCGTCGCGCTGGCCAACGACGACGCGGGCCAGGTGCGCGTGGCGGTGGTGGACGCGCTCGCGCACATGCACACGGAGAGCGCCATGGCGGCGCTGCGCCGGGCGGCTTCCTCCGCGGACGCGGACGTGCGCCGCGCGGCCCTCCTGGGCCTGGGCGTGGCCCGGCGGCCGGACGCGCTGCCGGTGCTCCTGGAGGCGGTGCACTCGGAGGACCCGGCCACGCGGCTGGTGGCCCTGTCCGCCGTCGCGGAGTACGACGCGCCGGAGACGCTCCCCGCGCTCCTGCGCGCCGCCGGAGACCGGGACGACAGCGTGCGCAGCGCGGCGGTGGGCTTCCTCGCCACGCGCACGGGCCCGCATGCGACGCAGCAGCTGGTGTCGCTGTTGGGCGACATGATGCTGCGCGAGCAGGTGGTGTCCGCGCTGGCCCTGCCGGTGGAGGGGCGCCTGCCCGGGCTGATGGCGGCGCTGGAGGTGGCGGACGACGCCACGGCGCCCCTGCTGGTGGCGGCGCTGGCGCGCATGCGCCGGGCGGACGCGCGGGCGGCGCTGATGCAGGCGCTGGTCAGCGCGAGCCCCGCGGGCCGCCGGGCCACCGCGCCCGCCGTGGCGGCGCTGGGCACCGTGGAGGCGCGCGAGGCGCTGGACCGGGCCGCCCACCGCGACGAGGACCCGGAAGTGCGCCGCGCCTGCCTGCTGGCCCTGGGCCGTTGA
- a CDS encoding ATP-binding protein, whose translation MAQAPARPRSRPTAPSPTESSGPGLLALLEGLPEAFLGVDAGWRITWLSRRMRELLGPRIQPGDDLRKKAADVLGLAGHLRLDAPATEQAAAAPYEHRWHEGGFCFEVSPQPVDGGLLVHCRDITREFQARHELQRAGELFQSVMEGTTDAIYIKDMEGRYQVINSAGARALGRTVSEVRGRTDAELFPPDETQVNLRHDRDVLKAGHPLTYEDSQKDPHGDTRVWLSTKGPLRDPEGNVFGLFGISRDITQRKWAEEEVRRHAEFQEHLMGIISHDIRSPLGAIMNWSRVLAAGGPAEETARTSRRIATAAVRIERLTRLLLDFTRARLVGGVVIEPRGTDTKELLTKVAHEFRVAFPQRDIVVEHKGNTQGHWDPDRLAQVVSNLVENALKYSPADAPVRLSTHGLRNKVMMTVHNQGRPIPEATLPHLFEPFRQGPQQTRTLKMSYGLGLYIVREIVHAHGGTIDVTSTEDAGTTFTVTLPRRAPPRKGPPPEPPPPPPHRT comes from the coding sequence ATGGCCCAAGCCCCTGCCCGCCCGCGCTCCCGTCCCACCGCCCCGTCACCGACGGAGTCCTCCGGCCCGGGTCTGCTCGCGCTGTTGGAGGGGCTGCCGGAGGCCTTCCTCGGCGTGGACGCGGGCTGGCGCATCACCTGGCTGAGCCGGCGCATGCGCGAGCTGCTGGGCCCGCGCATCCAGCCGGGGGACGACCTTCGAAAGAAGGCGGCGGACGTGCTGGGCCTGGCCGGGCACCTGCGCCTGGACGCCCCCGCGACCGAGCAGGCCGCCGCCGCGCCCTATGAGCACCGCTGGCACGAGGGCGGCTTCTGCTTCGAGGTGAGCCCCCAGCCCGTGGACGGCGGCCTGCTGGTGCACTGCCGCGACATCACCCGCGAGTTCCAGGCCCGCCATGAGCTGCAGCGCGCGGGCGAGCTCTTCCAGTCCGTGATGGAGGGCACCACCGACGCCATCTACATCAAGGACATGGAGGGCCGTTACCAGGTCATCAACTCCGCGGGCGCGCGGGCCCTGGGCCGCACCGTGTCCGAGGTGCGCGGGCGCACCGACGCGGAGCTCTTCCCGCCGGACGAGACGCAGGTCAACCTGAGGCACGACCGGGACGTGCTCAAGGCGGGCCATCCCCTCACCTACGAGGACTCGCAGAAGGACCCCCACGGGGACACGCGCGTGTGGCTGTCCACCAAGGGCCCGCTGCGCGACCCGGAAGGCAACGTGTTCGGCCTGTTCGGCATCAGCCGCGACATCACCCAGCGCAAGTGGGCGGAAGAGGAGGTGCGCCGGCACGCCGAGTTCCAGGAACACCTGATGGGCATCATCAGCCACGACATCCGCAGCCCGCTCGGCGCCATCATGAACTGGTCGCGCGTGCTCGCGGCCGGCGGCCCCGCGGAGGAGACGGCGCGCACCAGCCGGCGCATCGCCACCGCGGCGGTGCGCATCGAGCGGCTGACGCGCCTCTTGCTGGACTTCACCCGCGCCCGGCTGGTGGGCGGCGTGGTGATAGAGCCGCGCGGCACGGACACGAAGGAGCTGCTCACCAAGGTGGCGCACGAGTTCCGCGTGGCCTTCCCGCAGCGCGACATCGTGGTGGAGCACAAGGGCAACACGCAGGGGCACTGGGACCCGGACCGCCTGGCGCAGGTGGTGTCCAACCTGGTGGAGAACGCCCTCAAGTACAGCCCGGCGGACGCGCCCGTGCGCCTGTCCACGCACGGCCTGCGCAACAAGGTGATGATGACGGTCCACAACCAGGGCCGCCCCATCCCGGAAGCCACCCTGCCCCACCTCTTCGAACCCTTCCGCCAGGGCCCGCAGCAGACGCGCACGCTGAAGATGAGCTACGGCCTGGGGCTCTACATCGTGCGGGAGATCGTCCACGCGCACGGCGGCACCATCGACGTCACCTCCACCGAGGACGCCGGCACCACCTTCACCGTCACGCTGCCGCGCCGCGCGCCGCCCCGGAAGGGCCCGCCGCCCGAGCCGCCCCCGCCGCCTCCGCACCGCACCTGA